From one Streptomyces sp. R41 genomic stretch:
- a CDS encoding helix-turn-helix transcriptional regulator codes for MTTMAQETTTSGPAPTGTTSAPVGTPEPPQPHGTAAPRGSEIRRHELAAFLRNRRERITPEQVGLPRGRRRRTPGLRREEVAQLSAVGVTWYTWLEQARDIQVSEQVLDALARTLLLDSSERAHLFQLAGAIDPSPAAQCPTITPALRLMLTQLEPVPACIQNSRYDILAYNRTYARLMMSDLDAIPPEDRNCMILVYTNEEWRKSIVLLDETMRMMAAKLRASMAGHLGEPAWKMLVKRLKTESAEFREIWERYEVVGGARSKTKQFLNPYVGLLTLDHTDLWLAPDMGARMVTYAPTDEESRERLEQLYESALTAEAEAA; via the coding sequence ATGACGACCATGGCGCAGGAGACGACGACCAGCGGCCCTGCCCCGACGGGCACGACGTCGGCGCCGGTGGGCACCCCCGAGCCCCCGCAGCCGCACGGCACCGCTGCCCCCCGCGGCAGCGAGATCCGGCGGCACGAGCTCGCCGCCTTCCTGCGCAACCGCCGCGAACGCATCACGCCCGAGCAGGTCGGACTGCCCCGTGGCCGCCGCCGACGCACCCCGGGCCTGCGCCGCGAGGAGGTGGCGCAGCTCTCCGCCGTCGGCGTCACCTGGTACACCTGGCTCGAACAGGCCCGTGACATCCAGGTCTCCGAGCAGGTCCTCGACGCCCTGGCCCGCACCCTGCTCCTCGACTCCAGCGAGCGCGCCCACCTCTTCCAGCTGGCCGGCGCCATCGACCCCTCGCCCGCCGCGCAGTGCCCGACCATCACTCCGGCCCTGCGCCTGATGCTGACCCAGCTGGAGCCGGTCCCGGCCTGCATCCAGAACAGCCGGTACGACATCCTCGCGTACAACCGCACGTACGCCCGCCTGATGATGAGCGACCTCGACGCCATACCGCCCGAGGACCGCAACTGCATGATCCTCGTCTACACGAACGAGGAGTGGCGCAAATCGATCGTGCTCCTCGACGAGACCATGCGCATGATGGCCGCCAAGCTGCGCGCCTCGATGGCCGGACACCTCGGTGAACCTGCCTGGAAGATGCTGGTCAAGCGGCTGAAGACGGAGTCGGCGGAATTCCGGGAGATCTGGGAGCGGTACGAGGTGGTCGGCGGCGCCCGCAGCAAGACCAAGCAGTTCCTCAACCCGTACGTCGGGCTGCTCACCCTCGACCACACCGACCTGTGGCTGGCCCCCGACATGGGCGCCCGGATGGTGACGTACGCCCCCACGGACGAGGAGAGCCGCGAGCGCTTGGAGCAGCTGTACGAGAGCGCGCTGACGGCGGAGGCCGAGGCTGCCTAG
- a CDS encoding MFS transporter yields the protein MTETGTITTPVRSPVAPPVLGGLGLFTVLLGAALPLIDFFIVNVALPTIGRDLNASEAVLELVVAGYGVAYAVLLVLGGRLGDLFGRRQFFLGGMAAFGLTSLACGLAPTAWTLVAARVAQGAASAAMLPQVLATIQSATAGPRRAKAMGLYGATAGLSMVTGQILGGVLVAADIAGTGWRAVFLVNVPVVILGLILAARAVPETRSQRPEPIDAPGTVLLAISLVTLLAPLTEGRAAGWPLWTWVSLALFPVAAAAFYFVERREDRSGRTPLVPPSLFSLLSLRRGLVMIVPFSIGFSGFMFVIAVALQRGAGLGPVPAGLALAPMAVVFFVVSLCGPRLVARYGTRIVTVGGLIQAVGVALLVVTAWRSWPNLGVWELAPGAAVAGAGQALQLPVIFRIILSEVPPARAGVGSGVMITTQQSALALGVATLGTLFLSLVPGHGMQDALVTTLLVQLAGVALTTALSLRLPRTIS from the coding sequence GTGACCGAAACCGGAACTATCACGACCCCAGTCCGTTCCCCTGTCGCACCACCCGTGCTCGGCGGCCTCGGACTCTTCACCGTGCTGCTCGGTGCGGCACTGCCGCTCATCGACTTCTTCATCGTCAACGTAGCCCTGCCGACCATCGGCCGTGACCTGAACGCGAGCGAGGCCGTCCTCGAACTCGTCGTCGCCGGCTACGGAGTCGCGTACGCCGTCCTGCTCGTCCTGGGCGGACGCCTCGGCGACCTCTTCGGGCGGCGTCAGTTCTTCCTCGGCGGCATGGCGGCCTTCGGCCTGACCTCGCTGGCGTGCGGGCTCGCGCCCACCGCCTGGACGCTGGTGGCGGCGCGTGTCGCGCAGGGCGCGGCATCCGCGGCGATGCTGCCGCAGGTGCTCGCCACCATCCAGTCGGCGACCGCGGGCCCGCGCCGTGCGAAGGCCATGGGTCTGTACGGGGCCACGGCCGGCCTGTCCATGGTGACCGGGCAGATCCTCGGCGGCGTCCTGGTCGCGGCGGACATCGCCGGTACCGGCTGGCGCGCGGTCTTCCTCGTCAACGTGCCCGTCGTGATCCTCGGCCTGATCCTGGCCGCGCGTGCCGTGCCCGAGACGCGCTCGCAGCGCCCGGAGCCGATCGACGCGCCGGGCACGGTACTGCTCGCGATCTCCCTGGTGACGCTCCTCGCCCCGCTGACGGAGGGCAGGGCGGCGGGCTGGCCCCTGTGGACGTGGGTATCACTCGCTCTGTTCCCCGTCGCGGCGGCGGCGTTCTACTTCGTCGAACGCCGGGAGGACCGCAGCGGCCGCACACCCCTGGTCCCGCCGAGCCTCTTCTCCCTGCTCTCCCTGCGCCGCGGCCTGGTGATGATCGTTCCGTTCTCGATCGGCTTCAGCGGGTTCATGTTCGTGATCGCGGTGGCGTTGCAGCGGGGTGCGGGCCTCGGTCCGGTGCCCGCGGGCCTGGCTCTCGCGCCCATGGCGGTCGTCTTCTTCGTCGTCTCCCTGTGCGGCCCCCGGCTGGTCGCCCGGTACGGCACCCGGATCGTCACCGTAGGCGGGCTGATCCAGGCGGTGGGCGTGGCCCTTCTGGTGGTGACCGCGTGGCGGTCCTGGCCGAACCTCGGAGTATGGGAGCTGGCGCCGGGCGCGGCGGTCGCGGGCGCGGGCCAGGCCCTCCAACTCCCCGTCATCTTCCGCATCATCCTCTCCGAGGTCCCGCCCGCCCGCGCCGGCGTCGGCAGCGGCGTCATGATCACCACCCAGCAGTCGGCCCTCGCCCTCGGCGTCGCCACCCTGGGCACCCTTTTCCTCTCCTTGGTACCGGGTCACGGCATGCAGGACGCCCTCGTGACAACCCTCCTGGTCCAGCTGGCGGGCGTGGCCCTGACGACGGCCTTGAGCCTGCGCCTGCCGCGCACGATCAGCTGA
- a CDS encoding transporter substrate-binding domain-containing protein, whose product MTTGTGTAAIAKDLAPNGTLRASINLGNPVLAQGTPAAPAGITVDLAREIGARLKLPVELLCFDAARKSYEAMAEGRADICFLAVEPAREAEVAFTAPYVVIEGVYAVPRDSDLTTVADVDRPGVRIGVKRGSAYDLFLSRTLRHASVVRGEEGVEVFRTEGLEVAAGIRQPMTEFVTRHPELRLIEDRFTQIRQAVGTTTTRRPETVRFLRDLVEELKTNGFVTDALRRAHQSQTLVAPPA is encoded by the coding sequence ATGACGACCGGGACCGGAACTGCCGCCATCGCCAAGGACCTCGCCCCGAACGGCACCCTGCGGGCCTCGATCAACCTGGGCAATCCGGTACTCGCCCAGGGCACCCCGGCGGCTCCGGCCGGCATCACCGTCGACCTCGCGCGCGAGATCGGCGCCCGGCTGAAACTGCCCGTCGAACTCCTCTGCTTCGACGCCGCGCGCAAGTCGTACGAGGCGATGGCGGAAGGCCGCGCCGACATCTGCTTCCTGGCCGTCGAGCCCGCACGCGAGGCCGAGGTCGCCTTCACGGCGCCGTACGTCGTGATCGAGGGCGTGTACGCCGTGCCCCGTGACTCGGACCTCACCACCGTCGCGGACGTGGACCGTCCCGGCGTACGGATCGGTGTGAAGCGCGGTTCCGCCTACGACCTCTTCCTCTCCCGCACCCTCCGGCACGCGAGCGTGGTGCGCGGGGAGGAAGGAGTCGAGGTGTTCCGCACCGAGGGCCTGGAGGTCGCCGCCGGCATCAGGCAGCCGATGACCGAGTTCGTCACACGGCACCCCGAACTCCGCCTGATCGAGGACCGATTCACGCAGATCCGCCAGGCGGTCGGCACGACCACGACCCGTCGCCCCGAGACCGTCCGCTTCCTCCGCGACCTCGTCGAGGAACTGAAGACGAACGGCTTCGTCACGGACGCCCTTCGCCGCGCGCACCAGTCGCAGACGCTGGTCGCTCCACCCGCGTAG
- a CDS encoding TetR family transcriptional regulator, protein MAPTTEALTAERILEATEEVLRRHGPAKATVVDVARALGVSHGSVYRHFRTKAALREAVTKRWLDRTSQMLEEIVNIPTQTPPVALRHWLGALFTAKRHKAGDDPELFATYSVLLGEASAVVQEHITDLVEQLTQIVFRGVQEGDFTAVEGDSAATARAIFDATNRFHDPCYAHEWEQPGIEAEFTAVVDLVLRGLRR, encoded by the coding sequence ATGGCACCGACCACCGAAGCACTGACCGCCGAGCGCATCCTCGAAGCGACCGAGGAGGTGCTGCGCCGCCACGGCCCGGCCAAGGCCACCGTGGTGGACGTGGCCCGCGCGCTCGGCGTCAGCCACGGCAGCGTCTACCGACACTTCCGTACGAAGGCGGCGCTGCGGGAGGCGGTCACGAAGCGCTGGCTGGACCGTACGTCGCAGATGCTGGAGGAGATCGTCAACATTCCGACCCAGACGCCTCCCGTGGCCCTGCGGCACTGGTTGGGCGCGCTGTTCACGGCCAAGCGGCACAAGGCGGGCGACGATCCCGAGCTGTTCGCCACGTACTCGGTGCTGCTCGGCGAGGCCAGTGCCGTGGTCCAGGAACACATCACCGACCTCGTCGAGCAGCTGACGCAGATCGTGTTCCGCGGCGTGCAGGAGGGCGATTTCACGGCCGTGGAAGGCGACTCCGCCGCGACGGCCCGCGCGATCTTCGACGCCACGAACCGCTTCCACGATCCGTGTTACGCCCACGAGTGGGAACAGCCGGGCATCGAAGCCGAGTTCACGGCGGTCGTCGACCTGGTCCTGCGCGGACTGCGCCGCTGA